Proteins from a genomic interval of Candidatus Omnitrophota bacterium:
- a CDS encoding MotA/TolQ/ExbB proton channel family protein, whose translation MVTIFQKGGPVMWPLLITSIVALTVVIERFIFILRERRRRSHGAVEQILANVERGNVDAAVKCGQQTQDFVARTLVYSLVHRQQSFSNALLLAANQELKRFSQGLSTLDTIITLAPLLGLLGTVTGMIRAFGLLGTKELEAPTVITGGISEALIATAFGLFIAIIALIPFNYLNSQLEDARHEIEDAATYLELLIVKLANRP comes from the coding sequence ATGGTAACCATATTCCAAAAGGGCGGACCGGTCATGTGGCCGCTGCTTATTACCTCCATCGTGGCATTGACTGTTGTGATCGAACGCTTTATTTTTATTCTCCGCGAACGCCGCCGCCGGAGCCACGGCGCCGTTGAACAGATCCTGGCCAACGTCGAGCGCGGGAATGTGGACGCGGCGGTCAAATGCGGCCAGCAGACGCAGGATTTTGTGGCAAGGACGCTGGTCTATAGCCTGGTGCACCGCCAGCAGTCATTTTCCAACGCGCTTTTGCTGGCGGCCAACCAGGAACTCAAACGGTTCAGTCAGGGGCTTTCGACGCTGGACACCATCATCACGCTGGCCCCGCTGCTGGGCCTTTTGGGCACGGTCACCGGCATGATCCGCGCGTTCGGTCTTTTAGGGACCAAGGAGCTTGAGGCCCCGACGGTGATCACCGGCGGGATCTCAGAGGCGCTCATCGCCACGGCCTTTGGTCTTTTCATCGCCATCATCGCGCTGATCCCGTTCAATTATTTGAACAGCCAGCTGGAAGACGCCCGGCATGAGATCGAGGATGCGGCCACCTATCTTGAGCTTTTGATCGTCAAACTGGCAAACAGGCCATGA
- a CDS encoding biopolymer transporter ExbD, giving the protein MRIPLPVAKKRPRIEIIPLIDIIFFLLATFVMVSLSMVRNQGISVHLPAAATSTAQEPKAPAVTLTVTDQGDVYLDKESVTFEAMSARLKQMKAQDPDIKVFINGDEKAYFGKAIAVLDEVRRLGIAKVSIRTKAAASSRGI; this is encoded by the coding sequence ATGAGAATACCTTTACCGGTTGCCAAGAAACGCCCCAGGATCGAGATCATCCCTTTGATCGACATTATTTTTTTCCTGCTGGCGACCTTTGTCATGGTTTCTTTGTCCATGGTCCGTAATCAGGGCATTTCCGTCCATTTGCCGGCGGCGGCAACGTCAACGGCACAGGAACCCAAGGCGCCCGCCGTTACCCTCACTGTCACCGATCAGGGGGATGTCTACCTGGACAAGGAAAGCGTGACCTTTGAGGCCATGTCGGCGCGCCTGAAACAAATGAAGGCGCAAGATCCGGACATTAAGGTGTTCATTAACGGCGATGAAAAAGCGTATTTCGGAAAGGCCATCGCCGTTCTCGATGAAGTCAGACGGTTGGGGATCGCCAAAGTTTCGATCCGGACAAAGGCGGCGGCGTCATCCCGCGGGATTTGA
- a CDS encoding energy transducer TonB, giving the protein MNVASERIRLKDTTCPLIRLDTARKRDRPLSFSLSLLLHILIFFLVGISLIKPAQFGVDEGMGSVEIDLVPALEEIAPQESVVPPMIVQSTGGAITETKPDYLKNPAPVYPESARRRGQEGLVLLSVAVDKNGLPQAVEIKKSSSFTLLDNAAVKSIRAWKFQPGRIGSLPVDSNVEIRVRFQLTSP; this is encoded by the coding sequence ATGAACGTTGCGTCCGAGCGTATAAGATTGAAAGATACGACTTGCCCGCTCATTCGTCTGGATACGGCCAGGAAGCGGGACAGACCGTTAAGTTTTTCCCTTTCCTTGCTGCTGCATATCCTCATCTTTTTTCTTGTCGGCATATCTTTGATCAAACCCGCGCAGTTCGGGGTGGACGAAGGTATGGGTAGTGTTGAGATCGACCTTGTGCCCGCTTTGGAAGAGATCGCCCCGCAGGAAAGCGTTGTGCCGCCGATGATCGTCCAATCCACAGGCGGCGCCATCACCGAGACCAAACCCGATTATCTCAAAAACCCGGCACCTGTATATCCCGAGTCCGCGCGCCGTCGGGGACAGGAAGGGTTGGTGCTCTTGAGCGTCGCGGTGGATAAAAACGGCCTTCCTCAGGCCGTGGAGATCAAGAAAAGCAGCAGTTTTACCTTGCTGGATAATGCGGCTGTCAAGAGCATCCGTGCCTGGAAGTTCCAGCCCGGGCGCATCGGTTCCCTGCCGGTGGATTCCAACGTCGAGATCCGTGTCCGCTTTCAATTAACATCGCCGTGA
- the lpdA gene encoding dihydrolipoyl dehydrogenase has translation MSLSPVQLVVIGAGPGGYAAAFKAADLGLSVALVDKEANPGGVCLYRGCIPSKTYLHAAKVISEARHAADFGIAYGAPKIDINKLRDWKKSVVAKLTGGLGALTKQRKIRYIQGEAVFVNSSALKIKKSDGIVEDLSFEKAILATGSRPSAMPNLPKSRHIWDSTSALDMDAVPGRLLVVGGGYIGMELGTVYHELGAKISVVEMMPGLLPGADRDLADVLYKRVKGLFARIMLETKVVKMEENKDGITVTFADKDGKEFKEDYDQVLVSVGRKPNSEGLGLENTKVKVNARGFVEVNDQRRTNDPNIYAIGDVAGDPMLAHKATHEGLVAAEAIAGHKVAFEPRAIPAVVFTDPEIAWCGLTETDAQKTGQEIRVVKFPWGASGRALTLGRQDGLTKILVDPKTERVLGIGIVGVGAGEMIAEGVVAVEMGSVVKDLKLSIHPHPTLSETIMEAAESFFGSSTHIYRPKK, from the coding sequence ATGTCTTTGTCCCCCGTCCAACTGGTCGTGATCGGCGCCGGTCCCGGCGGTTATGCGGCCGCGTTTAAGGCCGCGGACTTAGGATTAAGCGTCGCTTTGGTGGACAAAGAGGCAAACCCCGGCGGCGTGTGTTTATACCGCGGCTGTATCCCCTCCAAAACCTATCTGCACGCGGCCAAGGTGATCTCCGAGGCCAGGCACGCCGCTGATTTCGGAATCGCCTACGGCGCGCCCAAAATTGATATCAACAAACTGCGCGACTGGAAAAAAAGCGTTGTCGCCAAACTCACCGGCGGTTTGGGCGCCTTGACCAAACAGCGCAAGATCAGATACATTCAGGGTGAAGCCGTGTTCGTCAATTCCTCCGCATTGAAGATCAAAAAATCTGACGGCATCGTTGAAGATCTGTCATTTGAGAAAGCCATTCTGGCCACGGGTTCGCGGCCGTCAGCCATGCCTAACTTACCTAAATCTCGACACATTTGGGACTCGACATCTGCTTTGGACATGGACGCCGTGCCCGGCCGTCTTTTGGTCGTGGGCGGCGGATATATCGGCATGGAATTGGGCACCGTGTATCATGAACTGGGCGCCAAAATTTCCGTCGTGGAAATGATGCCCGGACTTTTACCGGGCGCTGACCGCGATCTGGCGGATGTGCTTTACAAACGCGTCAAGGGCCTGTTCGCCAGGATCATGCTGGAAACCAAGGTCGTCAAGATGGAAGAAAACAAGGACGGGATCACCGTCACTTTCGCGGACAAGGACGGCAAGGAATTCAAGGAAGATTACGATCAAGTGCTGGTATCCGTCGGCCGCAAACCCAATTCGGAAGGCCTGGGCTTGGAGAACACCAAGGTCAAGGTCAACGCGCGCGGTTTCGTTGAGGTCAATGACCAGCGCCGGACCAATGATCCGAACATTTACGCCATCGGCGACGTTGCCGGTGACCCCATGCTCGCCCACAAGGCCACCCATGAAGGTCTCGTGGCGGCCGAAGCCATTGCCGGGCATAAAGTCGCCTTTGAGCCGCGCGCCATCCCCGCGGTCGTTTTCACCGACCCGGAAATTGCCTGGTGCGGCCTGACCGAAACAGATGCGCAAAAAACAGGTCAGGAAATCCGCGTCGTCAAATTCCCCTGGGGCGCGTCAGGCCGTGCTTTGACCCTTGGCCGTCAGGACGGGCTGACCAAGATCCTCGTTGATCCCAAGACCGAACGTGTTCTGGGGATCGGTATTGTCGGGGTTGGTGCCGGGGAAATGATCGCTGAAGGGGTTGTTGCCGTTGAAATGGGGTCTGTGGTCAAAGACCTGAAACTGTCCATCCATCCGCATCCAACGCTCTCTGAAACCATCATGGAAGCCGCCGAATCCTTCTTCGGTTCTTCCACGCATATCTACCGTCCGAAGAAATAA
- a CDS encoding 2-oxo acid dehydrogenase subunit E2, translated as MLLDIFLPELGENIAAGTVTKVLVKAGDALKKGQNILELETDKAVLEVPSQHNGVIKEILVKAGATVKVGQPVFRIQQDELLTSPVIPAKAGIQKDGPPIKTFGGDKIESQTPTAAPVATSAPQTPFYMPVRKDVHAAPSVRLFAREIGIDIAQVPGTGSGGRISTDDVKAYAKRIITGGAAGPTAQPSLPNFSKWGNVKREAMNNVRRKTAEHLSHAWQAIPHVTQFDKADITELEQLRKDLAGEGKKLSVTPFLVKVTAAALKRFPQFNASIDMAAHEIVYKDYCNIGVAVDTDRGLLVPVIKNADQKTVLQISDELTVLAERARARKTTIEEMQGGCFSISNLGGIGGTFFAPIVNWPEVAILGVSRGVMEQVYAEDQFVARLMLPLSLSYDHRVIDGADGARFIRFIAEALQNPGAI; from the coding sequence ATGCTGCTCGACATATTTTTACCCGAACTGGGAGAGAATATCGCCGCAGGCACCGTGACTAAGGTCTTAGTCAAGGCCGGCGACGCGCTTAAAAAAGGCCAGAACATCCTTGAACTGGAAACGGACAAGGCGGTTTTGGAAGTCCCTTCCCAGCACAACGGCGTCATTAAAGAAATTTTGGTCAAGGCCGGGGCCACGGTCAAGGTTGGGCAGCCGGTGTTCAGAATTCAACAAGACGAACTTTTAACCTCTCCTGTCATTCCCGCGAAAGCGGGAATCCAAAAAGATGGACCCCCGATAAAAACATTCGGGGGTGACAAAATAGAGAGCCAGACACCGACAGCGGCTCCGGTTGCGACGTCAGCGCCGCAAACGCCTTTTTATATGCCTGTGCGCAAGGACGTTCATGCCGCGCCGTCCGTGCGTTTGTTCGCGCGTGAGATCGGCATTGATATCGCCCAGGTGCCCGGCACGGGCTCCGGCGGCCGCATTTCCACCGACGACGTCAAGGCCTACGCCAAGCGCATCATTACAGGCGGCGCAGCAGGCCCTACGGCCCAGCCCTCCCTGCCGAATTTCAGCAAATGGGGCAACGTCAAACGCGAAGCCATGAACAATGTGCGCCGCAAGACAGCGGAACACCTTTCGCACGCGTGGCAAGCCATCCCCCATGTCACCCAATTTGACAAAGCGGACATCACGGAACTGGAACAACTGCGCAAAGATTTGGCCGGCGAAGGAAAAAAATTGTCCGTCACGCCGTTCTTGGTCAAGGTCACGGCCGCGGCTTTAAAACGTTTCCCGCAGTTCAACGCTTCCATTGACATGGCCGCCCATGAGATCGTGTATAAGGACTATTGCAATATCGGCGTTGCGGTGGACACCGACCGCGGGCTTCTGGTGCCGGTCATCAAGAACGCGGACCAGAAAACCGTTTTGCAGATCTCCGACGAACTGACAGTCCTTGCCGAGCGCGCCCGCGCGCGCAAGACCACTATTGAAGAAATGCAGGGCGGATGTTTCAGCATTTCAAACTTAGGCGGTATCGGCGGAACGTTCTTTGCCCCCATTGTTAATTGGCCGGAGGTCGCCATCCTCGGCGTTTCCCGCGGGGTCATGGAGCAGGTATATGCGGAAGATCAATTCGTCGCGCGGCTCATGCTTCCCTTGTCCCTGTCCTACGACCACCGTGTCATTGACGGCGCGGACGGCGCGCGCTTCATCCGCTTTATTGCCGAAGCCCTGCAAAATCCCGGAGCCATCTAA
- the aceE gene encoding pyruvate dehydrogenase (acetyl-transferring), homodimeric type, with translation MSDHVKKSVPVMDDIELKEWLASLDYVLNNGSPERVQYLLQQLQIRAQESGVTLPFTLNTPYINTITKEKQPQFPGNRELERRIKSIIRWNAMAMVVRANKVADGIGGHISTYASSATLYEIGFNHFFKAKGPDGIGDQVYFQGHASPGIYARAFVEGRLTEQNMVNFRRELQPGGGLSSYPHPWLMPDFWEFPTVSMGLAPIMGIYQARFNRYLEDRGLKPKDGHKVWVFMGDGESDEPESLGALTMASREKLDNLIFVINCNLQRLDGPVRGNGKIIQELEALFRGAGWNVIKVIWGDDWDPLLEKDSEGLLARRMGEAVDGEYQKYTVSSGAYVREHFFGKDPRLLDMAKNLSDEDIRKMRRGGHDPEKVYAAYKAAVEYKGAPTVILAKTIKGYGLGESGEGKNITHQQKKLNEEELKEFRSRFNIPIADKDIAKAPFYKPEENSPEMQYLRECRKKLGGYLPSRRTDSAPLQTPAEELFEEFYKGTEGRAVSTTMAYVRVLSKLLRDEKIGKFIVPIIPDEARTFGMEGLFRQVGIYSHVGQLYEPVDSDSLIYYKEAKDGQILEEGINEAGSISSFIAAGTAYATHNINTIPFYTYYSMFGPQRVGDLVWASGDLRCKGFLVGATSGRTTLNGEGLQHQDGHTHLLTSTVPNLVSYDPAFAYEIAVIIRNGIYRMYEKQDSVFYYLSVGNENYPMPAMPEGVKDGIIKGLYRYSKTSKKFPLRAHLFGSGAIMNQVLEAQKVLEEKYHVAADVWSITSYNELRREALNVERANLLDPRAKKVPYITQILKGEQGVFIAASDYMKTLPDSIRQWVPGPFTALGTDGFGRSESREALRDFFEVDAKHIVWAALVTLHNEKKIGADVLARAQKELPIDPKKLNPMVS, from the coding sequence ATGAGCGATCACGTAAAAAAGAGCGTTCCGGTCATGGATGATATTGAACTTAAGGAATGGCTGGCGTCCCTGGACTATGTGCTGAACAACGGCAGCCCCGAGCGGGTCCAATACCTTCTACAGCAATTGCAGATCCGGGCCCAGGAAAGCGGGGTCACCCTCCCTTTTACCCTCAACACCCCCTACATCAACACCATTACCAAAGAAAAACAGCCCCAGTTCCCCGGGAACCGGGAATTGGAGCGCAGGATCAAAAGCATCATCCGCTGGAACGCCATGGCCATGGTGGTGCGCGCCAATAAAGTTGCCGACGGCATCGGCGGTCACATTTCCACCTACGCCTCTTCCGCCACCCTTTACGAGATCGGGTTCAACCACTTTTTCAAAGCCAAGGGTCCCGACGGCATCGGGGACCAGGTCTATTTTCAGGGCCATGCCTCCCCGGGTATTTATGCCCGCGCTTTTGTGGAAGGCCGTCTCACCGAACAAAATATGGTCAATTTCCGTCGTGAATTGCAGCCCGGCGGCGGCCTTTCGTCGTATCCTCACCCGTGGCTGATGCCTGATTTTTGGGAATTCCCGACGGTGTCCATGGGGCTGGCCCCCATCATGGGCATTTACCAGGCGCGGTTCAACCGCTATCTGGAAGACCGCGGGCTTAAACCCAAGGACGGTCATAAGGTCTGGGTGTTCATGGGCGACGGCGAAAGCGACGAACCGGAATCGCTGGGCGCCTTGACCATGGCCTCCCGCGAAAAACTGGACAATCTCATCTTCGTCATCAACTGCAATCTCCAGCGCTTAGACGGCCCGGTGCGCGGCAACGGCAAGATCATCCAAGAACTGGAAGCGTTGTTCAGGGGCGCGGGCTGGAACGTCATCAAGGTCATTTGGGGTGATGACTGGGACCCTTTATTGGAAAAAGACAGCGAAGGCCTTTTGGCCCGGCGCATGGGCGAGGCAGTGGACGGCGAGTATCAAAAATACACCGTTTCCTCCGGCGCCTACGTGCGCGAACATTTCTTCGGCAAAGACCCGCGCCTGCTGGACATGGCCAAAAATCTCTCCGACGAAGACATCCGCAAGATGCGCCGCGGCGGGCATGACCCGGAAAAAGTGTATGCCGCCTACAAAGCCGCCGTCGAATACAAAGGCGCGCCGACCGTCATCCTCGCCAAGACCATCAAGGGCTACGGTCTGGGCGAAAGCGGCGAAGGCAAGAACATCACCCATCAGCAGAAAAAACTCAACGAAGAAGAGTTGAAAGAATTCCGCTCGCGGTTCAATATCCCTATTGCCGACAAAGATATCGCCAAAGCGCCGTTCTATAAACCGGAAGAAAATTCCCCGGAAATGCAATACCTGCGCGAATGCCGCAAGAAACTGGGCGGTTATCTGCCATCGCGGCGCACCGACAGCGCGCCTTTGCAAACCCCGGCCGAAGAACTGTTCGAAGAATTTTACAAAGGCACCGAAGGCCGCGCGGTCTCCACCACGATGGCGTATGTGCGCGTGCTCTCCAAATTATTGCGCGACGAAAAGATCGGTAAGTTCATTGTTCCCATCATTCCCGACGAGGCGCGCACATTCGGGATGGAAGGCCTGTTCCGCCAGGTCGGCATTTATTCCCACGTCGGCCAATTGTATGAACCGGTGGACTCCGACAGTTTGATCTATTACAAAGAAGCCAAGGACGGGCAGATCCTTGAAGAGGGCATCAACGAGGCCGGTTCCATATCGTCATTTATCGCCGCGGGCACGGCCTATGCCACGCACAACATCAACACCATCCCTTTCTACACCTATTATTCCATGTTCGGCCCCCAGCGCGTCGGGGACCTGGTCTGGGCGTCCGGGGACCTGCGCTGCAAAGGATTTCTCGTCGGAGCAACATCAGGACGCACCACGCTTAACGGCGAAGGCCTCCAGCACCAGGACGGCCACACGCACCTGCTGACCTCAACGGTGCCCAACCTTGTCTCCTATGACCCGGCGTTTGCCTACGAGATCGCGGTCATCATCCGCAACGGCATTTACCGGATGTACGAAAAACAGGACAGTGTCTTTTATTATTTGAGCGTCGGCAATGAAAATTACCCCATGCCGGCCATGCCCGAGGGCGTCAAGGACGGCATCATCAAAGGGCTTTACCGCTACAGCAAAACGTCAAAGAAATTCCCCTTGCGCGCGCATCTGTTCGGCAGCGGGGCCATCATGAACCAGGTCCTGGAAGCGCAAAAGGTCCTGGAAGAAAAGTATCATGTGGCCGCCGACGTGTGGAGCATCACCAGTTACAATGAACTGCGCCGCGAAGCGCTCAACGTGGAGCGCGCGAACCTTTTGGATCCGCGCGCCAAAAAAGTGCCGTACATCACCCAAATCTTAAAAGGCGAGCAGGGCGTTTTCATCGCCGCGTCCGATTACATGAAAACCCTGCCGGACAGCATCCGGCAATGGGTCCCCGGCCCGTTCACGGCGCTTGGCACCGACGGGTTCGGCCGCAGCGAAAGCCGCGAAGCCCTGCGTGATTTCTTTGAAGTGGACGCCAAACACATTGTCTGGGCCGCCCTGGTGACCCTGCACAATGAAAAAAAGATCGGCGCGGACGTGCTGGCCCGTGCGCAAAAAGAACTGCCCATTGACCCAAAAAAATTAAATCCCATGGTTTCATAA
- a CDS encoding AEC family transporter: MLTLSFQTAAGAVLQVFLMGLVGYVLTKRGVLDQNGLKLLSRLNIQVFFPLFVFYQFISHFDFKAIPFWWVFPLISFGITLTGLGVASLLLAFRKSPVKNEFKAVIALHNAGHIPLLLAATLPLGSQSPVLYIYIILSLIGFDLSLWSLGVWLLTRKAGSGVDFRNLVNPPLTAMAFGLVLVFLGWNTAIPELITKPVHILGDCALPLIMVTIGGNLAMTRLNRDNAFDLTRVCAAKLIIMPALALLAVSVLRPDPLIGLLIIIQSAVPSAMTLSIIGRHYDIKNQDFVNQAIFFTHLACIITLPVALALYGGLLYGH; encoded by the coding sequence ATGTTGACCTTAAGTTTCCAAACCGCGGCCGGGGCTGTCCTGCAGGTCTTCCTGATGGGGCTGGTCGGGTATGTCCTGACTAAAAGGGGGGTTTTAGACCAAAACGGCTTGAAATTGCTCTCCCGCCTGAACATTCAGGTCTTTTTCCCCTTATTTGTCTTTTACCAGTTCATCAGCCATTTTGACTTCAAAGCCATCCCTTTCTGGTGGGTCTTTCCGCTGATCAGTTTTGGCATCACCCTGACAGGTTTGGGTGTGGCGTCCTTGCTTTTGGCCTTTCGTAAGTCACCTGTTAAGAACGAGTTTAAGGCGGTGATCGCCCTGCATAATGCCGGACATATTCCTTTATTATTGGCCGCGACCCTGCCCTTGGGCAGTCAATCCCCGGTTTTGTATATCTATATCATCCTGTCGCTCATCGGGTTTGACCTGTCCCTATGGTCGTTGGGCGTATGGCTGTTGACGCGCAAAGCCGGTTCGGGCGTTGATTTTAGAAATCTGGTCAATCCGCCTCTGACAGCCATGGCTTTTGGTCTGGTTTTAGTGTTTTTGGGATGGAATACAGCCATTCCTGAATTGATCACCAAACCGGTCCATATCCTGGGGGATTGCGCTTTGCCTTTGATCATGGTCACGATCGGCGGGAATCTGGCCATGACACGTTTGAACAGGGACAATGCTTTTGACCTGACGCGGGTGTGCGCGGCAAAACTGATCATCATGCCGGCGCTGGCTTTGCTTGCTGTGTCGGTGTTAAGGCCGGACCCGCTCATCGGGCTTTTGATCATCATTCAGTCCGCGGTGCCGTCGGCCATGACGCTGTCCATCATCGGCCGGCATTATGACATCAAGAACCAGGATTTCGTCAACCAGGCGATCTTTTTCACCCATTTGGCCTGCATCATCACCTTACCGGTCGCGCTGGCCTTGTATGGGGGGCTGCTTTATGGCCATTAA
- the smpB gene encoding SsrA-binding protein SmpB, which yields MKVIVTNKKAYHNFHLLDKWECGIALVGPEVKSLRAGHASFTDAFANTDKGELFLHNLHINPYQQASFMNPEVDRPRKLLLHKKEVERITGLLSRTGLTLVPTKIYFNSRGLVKVEIASGQGKKLYDKREDIKKRETKRDMDRAIKGYKR from the coding sequence ATTAAAGTCATCGTCACCAATAAAAAAGCGTATCATAATTTCCATCTGCTGGACAAGTGGGAATGCGGCATCGCGCTCGTCGGGCCGGAGGTGAAGTCCTTAAGGGCCGGCCACGCCAGTTTCACCGACGCTTTCGCCAACACGGACAAGGGCGAACTGTTCTTGCACAACCTGCACATCAACCCGTATCAGCAGGCCAGTTTCATGAATCCGGAAGTGGACCGGCCGCGCAAATTGCTTTTGCACAAGAAAGAGGTGGAACGCATCACCGGGCTTTTGTCGCGCACAGGCCTGACGCTGGTGCCGACGAAGATCTATTTCAACAGCCGGGGTTTGGTGAAGGTGGAGATCGCCTCGGGGCAGGGCAAAAAATTGTACGACAAGCGTGAAGACATCAAAAAACGCGAGACCAAACGCGACATGGACCGCGCGATCAAGGGGTATAAACGATAA
- the nadS gene encoding NadS family protein, which produces MNRRDFNNLVQSIKEMKQIRAGKLKPARVTKFDPISIKSIRHKLHQSQTAFAFMIGVSPSTLRNWEQGARQPEGPAQALLKVAQKDPQAVYKALHG; this is translated from the coding sequence ATGAACCGGCGTGATTTTAATAATTTGGTCCAGAGCATCAAAGAAATGAAACAAATCAGGGCGGGCAAGCTTAAGCCCGCCAGGGTCACGAAATTTGACCCCATTTCTATTAAATCCATCCGCCATAAACTTCACCAATCACAGACAGCGTTTGCTTTCATGATCGGGGTCAGCCCATCAACCTTGCGTAATTGGGAGCAGGGGGCCAGACAACCGGAGGGGCCGGCGCAGGCCTTGCTTAAAGTGGCCCAAAAGGATCCGCAGGCTGTGTATAAGGCATTGCATGGATAG
- a CDS encoding DUF2721 domain-containing protein → MYDVDFVQVLQASIAPCVMISGVGLLLLSFSNRLSRPLDRIRQLKKEYEKVPDGQKAVLLEQIEIFYRRCKILRNAVGALTVSLFFISVVILILFISLTVQTYFFRPLMRVSFVLSILAMITGVVFFFWDVLVTLKSIRLEIRQFKRQ, encoded by the coding sequence ATGTACGACGTGGATTTTGTCCAGGTATTGCAGGCCTCCATCGCCCCTTGCGTCATGATCTCGGGGGTGGGTTTATTGCTGCTTTCTTTTTCCAACCGGTTGTCCCGGCCTTTGGACCGGATCCGCCAATTGAAGAAAGAATATGAGAAAGTGCCCGATGGGCAGAAGGCCGTTCTTCTTGAACAAATTGAGATCTTTTACCGCCGCTGCAAGATCCTGCGCAATGCGGTGGGGGCTTTGACGGTGAGTTTATTTTTTATTTCGGTCGTTATCCTCATTCTTTTTATTTCTTTGACCGTTCAAACATATTTCTTCAGGCCGCTCATGAGAGTGTCATTCGTTCTAAGCATTCTGGCGATGATCACCGGGGTCGTGTTTTTCTTCTGGGATGTTCTGGTGACTTTAAAATCCATCCGGCTGGAAATAAGGCAGTTTAAAAGACAATAG
- a CDS encoding MBL fold metallo-hydrolase — translation MVLISLILPFFLFISVFFSAPALAGDWNVHFLNVGYGDAIIIERPDGHVTLIDAGSRPAAENIKEFLKNKGIAGIDAVVLTHPHENHCGGLEGLAPIIKANELFFNGDTGGDEICAGILETLRRAGRTIKIVKAGDVVYEGRDHLLKVLHPSVLGPGTNDNSLVVWLKAEGKGFLFTADIGMLGQAALVREFPFVSQANAVQVPHHGDAVIPSWKADFPRAVFIMSTGKNPYGLPSKETLNALAGKLYRTDQGAITLTSKGEEISIVQHP, via the coding sequence ATGGTTTTGATCAGTTTGATTTTGCCGTTCTTCCTGTTCATCTCGGTGTTCTTTTCTGCTCCCGCGCTGGCGGGCGATTGGAACGTCCATTTCCTCAACGTCGGTTATGGTGATGCCATCATCATTGAACGTCCCGATGGTCATGTGACCCTGATTGATGCCGGAAGCCGTCCGGCCGCAGAGAACATAAAAGAGTTCTTAAAAAACAAAGGCATTGCCGGCATAGATGCGGTTGTGCTGACCCATCCCCATGAGAATCATTGCGGGGGTTTGGAAGGGCTGGCACCGATCATCAAGGCCAATGAACTATTTTTTAACGGTGATACCGGCGGGGATGAGATATGCGCCGGTATTCTGGAAACATTGCGGCGGGCAGGCAGGACGATCAAAATAGTGAAGGCGGGGGATGTGGTGTATGAGGGGCGGGACCATCTTTTAAAAGTATTGCATCCGTCCGTCCTGGGGCCGGGGACCAATGACAATTCCCTAGTCGTGTGGCTTAAGGCAGAAGGAAAAGGTTTTTTATTTACGGCAGACATCGGTATGCTTGGGCAAGCGGCGTTGGTGCGGGAATTTCCCTTTGTATCGCAGGCCAATGCCGTGCAAGTACCGCACCATGGGGACGCGGTGATCCCCTCATGGAAAGCCGATTTCCCGCGGGCTGTTTTTATCATGTCGACCGGAAAAAATCCTTACGGCCTGCCCTCGAAAGAAACGCTGAATGCTTTGGCGGGAAAATTGTACCGCACGGACCAGGGCGCGATCACGCTGACAAGCAAGGGTGAGGAGATCTCCATTGTTCAGCATCCGTAA
- a CDS encoding VanZ family protein encodes MFSIRNISSRHRAWALALAWVAAIYLTSGQVRSVNDWLRQWPAYPVLIAILCLLFLTVFITAGLKKRALDRKQWFLIGLIAALYTATVFYLQIPAERAHLVQYGICALLFYRALRHHMGAGRAVFPAWVLTVLSGFLDEVIQGHTPGRYFGWGDVILNAWSGAMALGLNFIFILH; translated from the coding sequence TTGTTCAGCATCCGTAATATTTCTTCCAGACACAGGGCATGGGCGTTGGCTTTGGCCTGGGTGGCGGCCATTTATTTGACCTCAGGACAGGTCCGCAGCGTCAATGATTGGCTAAGGCAATGGCCGGCATATCCTGTTTTGATCGCCATCCTGTGTTTGTTATTCCTCACGGTGTTTATAACAGCCGGCCTGAAAAAGCGGGCATTGGACCGCAAACAATGGTTTTTGATCGGACTGATCGCCGCGCTCTACACCGCAACTGTTTTTTATCTTCAAATTCCTGCCGAACGGGCGCATTTGGTGCAGTATGGTATTTGTGCCCTTCTTTTTTACCGGGCCTTAAGACACCATATGGGTGCGGGGCGCGCCGTTTTTCCCGCCTGGGTTCTGACCGTTTTGTCCGGGTTTCTGGATGAGGTCATTCAAGGGCACACTCCCGGCCGTTATTTTGGCTGGGGGGATGTCATTCTTAATGCCTGGTCCGGGGCCATGGCTTTGGGCCTTAATTTTATTTTTATCCTGCATTAA